A genome region from Candidatus Zixiibacteriota bacterium includes the following:
- a CDS encoding AAA family ATPase: MAPRKARELKIKDLVPQINLGKLKIKTSDDVSPCGNIISQERAIKAIKLGLKVKSRGYNIFVTGLTGTGRTTTIKHLLEGLHNNHTPNLMDICYVNNFRDSDQPRALIFRAGDGRKFKNSVELTISALRKSIPKIFDSEDYKNRRNRIAADFESRQKKLIEDFEKKMNEAGFVMVQYQVGTGIKNELQPLVDNEPSPLEKLERLAQDGKFPKERLDELIRSRERLRREMGIVEIESKKMLNKLDEALEKLDQSMMAPIISDKINVLKKKYPNERAVEYLTEVERALLEDLDRFKEARPRRGEQEAPGFRKKEPFEEFAVNLFLDNAETESTPVVIENSPAYRNLFGTMERVVDRFGYWRTDFSRIKAGSLHQASGGFLVINALDLFTEPGVWKNLKRVLMSGEVAVSAYDPFYMMAGSALKPEPVPINVKVVLIGERRIYNILWYQEEDFKKIFKIKADFDHVMELNAKTLRQYVSFVRKITDDEKLIPFDRGALEEVAGYGSRLAGRKDKLSTRFTNIADLIREAAFCAIDGNRKAVTRKDVCEAVKSRIHRVNMIEDKYQEFYDDNIIMVATKGKAVGQINGLSVFDTGEHSFGRPARITARISVGRAGVINVERESDLSGPIHNKGILVLTGFLRGKFAANKPLVMSASICFEQSYSGIDGDSASSTEIYVILSALSGVPINQGIAVTGSVNQFGDIQPIGGVNEKIEGFFDVCKSRKLTGRQGVIIPRQNVEELHLKQEVVEAVKEGKFHIYPISRIEEGIEILTGKPAGRELKNGGFTRGSIYDLADKELDRLARQYKSSAEDESKKASNGDGKDAVEPKKKREK, translated from the coding sequence ATGGCGCCCCGCAAAGCCAGGGAATTGAAAATCAAGGATCTTGTTCCCCAAATAAATCTGGGCAAACTCAAAATAAAAACCTCCGATGATGTTTCTCCTTGCGGCAATATTATCAGCCAGGAGCGGGCTATCAAGGCGATCAAGCTCGGGCTCAAGGTTAAAAGCCGGGGTTACAATATATTTGTCACTGGTTTGACGGGGACTGGTCGGACGACGACCATCAAACATCTTCTCGAAGGACTTCATAATAACCATACACCGAATTTGATGGATATCTGTTATGTCAACAATTTTCGCGATTCGGATCAGCCTCGGGCGTTGATTTTCCGGGCCGGCGATGGGCGTAAGTTTAAGAACAGTGTTGAGTTAACGATCTCGGCCCTGCGAAAGTCGATACCCAAGATATTCGACAGTGAAGACTATAAAAATCGGCGCAACCGGATTGCGGCTGATTTTGAAAGCCGCCAGAAAAAACTGATTGAGGATTTCGAGAAGAAGATGAATGAGGCCGGTTTTGTAATGGTTCAGTACCAGGTCGGAACCGGTATCAAAAACGAGTTGCAGCCACTGGTGGACAATGAACCATCGCCCCTGGAAAAACTGGAACGGCTGGCCCAGGACGGTAAGTTTCCCAAAGAGCGGCTGGATGAGTTGATTCGCAGCCGCGAAAGACTTCGCCGGGAAATGGGTATTGTGGAAATAGAATCCAAAAAGATGCTGAATAAACTTGATGAGGCGTTGGAAAAGCTGGATCAGTCTATGATGGCCCCGATCATAAGCGATAAAATAAATGTTTTGAAAAAGAAATATCCTAATGAAAGGGCGGTCGAGTATCTGACCGAGGTGGAACGGGCTTTGCTTGAAGATTTGGATCGATTCAAAGAGGCCCGGCCGCGACGGGGGGAGCAGGAAGCCCCGGGATTTCGTAAGAAAGAACCGTTTGAGGAATTTGCCGTCAATCTTTTTCTTGACAATGCCGAGACAGAAAGTACTCCGGTGGTGATTGAAAACTCCCCGGCCTACCGTAATCTGTTCGGGACCATGGAGCGGGTGGTCGATCGTTTCGGGTACTGGCGGACCGATTTCTCCCGTATAAAAGCCGGATCGCTGCACCAGGCATCGGGCGGTTTCCTGGTTATCAACGCTCTTGATCTATTTACCGAGCCGGGAGTATGGAAAAACCTCAAACGGGTTCTGATGAGCGGCGAGGTGGCGGTTTCGGCCTATGATCCGTTTTACATGATGGCTGGTTCGGCTCTTAAACCGGAACCGGTGCCGATCAATGTCAAAGTAGTATTAATCGGCGAGCGGCGAATTTACAATATTCTCTGGTACCAGGAAGAAGATTTCAAGAAGATATTCAAGATCAAGGCCGATTTCGACCATGTCATGGAGCTGAATGCCAAAACGCTTCGCCAGTACGTATCCTTCGTCAGGAAAATAACCGATGATGAAAAGCTGATTCCCTTTGATCGGGGGGCGCTCGAGGAAGTGGCTGGATACGGCAGCCGCCTGGCCGGCCGGAAAGACAAACTTTCAACCCGCTTCACCAATATCGCCGATCTCATTCGTGAAGCCGCCTTTTGTGCCATTGACGGGAATCGTAAGGCTGTAACGCGAAAGGATGTCTGCGAGGCGGTCAAATCGAGAATCCATCGGGTCAACATGATCGAGGATAAGTACCAGGAGTTTTATGATGACAATATCATCATGGTGGCCACGAAAGGCAAAGCGGTCGGACAGATAAACGGGCTTTCGGTTTTCGATACCGGGGAACACAGTTTCGGCCGCCCGGCGCGAATAACAGCCCGAATATCAGTCGGACGGGCCGGGGTAATCAATGTCGAACGGGAATCGGATCTCTCGGGGCCGATTCACAACAAAGGTATCCTGGTGTTAACCGGATTTTTGAGGGGGAAATTCGCCGCCAATAAACCGCTGGTGATGTCGGCATCGATCTGTTTCGAGCAGTCGTATTCCGGAATTGATGGCGACTCGGCCTCATCAACCGAAATTTATGTCATCCTCTCGGCCCTGTCCGGAGTACCGATCAATCAGGGTATTGCAGTGACGGGTTCCGTCAATCAGTTCGGTGATATTCAACCGATCGGCGGGGTCAATGAAAAGATCGAAGGCTTTTTCGATGTCTGTAAATCAAGGAAACTGACCGGCCGTCAGGGCGTGATTATCCCCAGACAGAATGTCGAGGAACTTCATTTGAAACAGGAAGTGGTTGAAGCCGTGAAGGAAGGCAAATTCCATATTTACCCGATTTCCCGCATCGAGGAAGGGATCGAAATCCTGACCGGCAAACCGGCTGGACGGGAATTGAAAAACGGCGGTTTCACCAGGGGAAGTATTTACGATCTGGCCGATAAAGAACTCGACCGTCTGGCCCGGCAGTATAAAAGCTCCGCCGAGGATGAGAGTAAGAAGGCCAGCAATGGCGATGGCAAAGATGCCGTTGAGCCGAAGAAAAAACGCGAGAAGTAA
- a CDS encoding PD40 domain-containing protein translates to MIKKIFILSFLIFLCIGAANGQTRFFGQNKVQYKAFEWQYLQTRHFDVYFADQMYETAKFSATVLESAYVIISDQLNYHIHRRIPVFIYNSPNDFQQTNITSGLLPEGVGGFTEVFKNRITVPFNGSTADLRHVLHHELTHAVTFDMLFGNIFSSLISRQRFFEMPLWLAEGYAEYSSRFGWDYQADMVVRDATINNYLAPLEYISGYMAYKEGQALINFIADNYGERKIGEIFAKGKIHLTINKALKSSLGITSKELYEEFSKEMKRRYWPDIAKRQEAKEFSRALTNHSEDGSGFNGNPIFSPKGDRLAIFSTRKDYTEVYLISAIDGKEIDRLVKAERSGDLESLHSYYSGITFSPDGEEIAFVAKSHGRDAIYFLTIKDKNIYQRKFFEFNSILHPHWSPDGKKIAFAALNGRQRNIVVYDIENNKTYNLTDDTYDDDHPSWFPDSKHLAFSSDRPHPDNAFIVNNPDYQPTDSLDYRKIYSPFGYGNYNLFMVDIDDKSVFPIHAGPGINTEPDVAPDGKTVCFVSNRNGIDNLYIAFIDSSTVFPITDILTGANAPSWSPDGKQIAFQSFNKGGFDIFVLKDWKDAIKNGRLEPTDFMKGKYDYHQTEIAKEDSTKLIDIAEVSDSTASDDSLVTATAPETGDSTTTPEPAHVDTTRIEGGDFVFVSNPDEGSDDPLAGLFEPVHKDTSSMNYLEPEEKAVFDSIATVNKLPSGEYKVHDYRVKFTPDYVNGGFSYDTFYGLQGNSIFVFSDYLGDHQIYLITDLVNTIDQTNLQVYYFYNRMRTNYGVGLFHTKNYYIDAYDYLFSDRMYGFQGYMSRPFSQFFRVEGVVAQYFIDRKYHDADDIREDRSAKVSTATLSLVQDNIIWGITGPLNGRRSRLDFDIAYDLFGSDPNISFYATEFDYRKYWHIKGLFSFAVRGSAGISWGDTPKRYFLGGTPNKIENTTIDAEVYDVENLYFSETITPLRGYEYFDFSGDRYFLANFEFRYPFVDYLKMNFPLPMTIGYVTGNIFYDIGSAWNDSTGFKGATSQGDNRLVDIKSSFGFGIRANLGIFVLRYDLAWATDLATVAAHPKYYFSIGADF, encoded by the coding sequence ATGATAAAGAAAATATTTATCCTGTCATTTTTGATATTCTTATGTATCGGAGCGGCCAATGGTCAAACAAGATTCTTTGGCCAGAACAAAGTCCAGTATAAAGCCTTTGAATGGCAGTACCTGCAAACCAGGCATTTCGATGTCTATTTCGCTGATCAGATGTATGAAACGGCCAAATTCTCAGCAACGGTTCTCGAATCAGCTTACGTCATTATTTCGGATCAACTGAATTACCACATCCACCGTCGTATTCCCGTTTTCATTTACAATTCCCCGAATGATTTCCAGCAAACCAACATCACTTCCGGACTGCTTCCGGAAGGAGTCGGCGGCTTTACCGAGGTTTTCAAAAACCGTATCACCGTCCCTTTCAATGGATCAACCGCCGACCTGCGCCATGTCCTGCATCATGAGTTGACCCATGCCGTTACCTTCGATATGCTTTTCGGCAATATCTTTTCCTCGCTGATTTCCCGTCAGAGGTTTTTCGAAATGCCCCTGTGGCTGGCTGAGGGTTATGCCGAATACAGCTCCCGGTTCGGATGGGACTACCAGGCCGATATGGTGGTTCGCGATGCCACCATCAACAATTACCTGGCTCCCCTCGAATATATTTCAGGGTACATGGCCTATAAAGAAGGACAGGCCCTGATTAATTTTATCGCCGACAACTATGGTGAACGAAAAATCGGAGAGATTTTCGCCAAAGGCAAAATTCACCTGACCATAAATAAGGCCCTGAAATCATCCCTGGGTATCACTTCCAAAGAGCTTTACGAGGAATTTTCCAAGGAAATGAAACGCCGTTACTGGCCCGATATCGCCAAACGGCAGGAAGCCAAAGAATTTTCACGCGCTCTGACCAATCATTCCGAGGACGGCTCTGGATTTAACGGCAACCCCATCTTCTCCCCCAAAGGAGACCGTCTGGCCATCTTCTCGACTCGTAAAGACTACACCGAGGTGTACCTGATTTCGGCCATCGATGGTAAAGAAATCGACCGCCTGGTCAAGGCTGAACGAAGCGGCGATCTGGAATCGCTTCATTCCTATTATTCGGGGATTACCTTTTCGCCCGATGGCGAAGAAATCGCTTTCGTGGCCAAATCTCATGGTCGGGATGCCATCTATTTCCTGACCATCAAGGATAAAAACATTTATCAAAGGAAGTTCTTCGAATTCAACAGCATTCTCCATCCCCATTGGTCCCCGGATGGCAAGAAAATAGCCTTCGCGGCTCTTAATGGCCGGCAACGCAATATTGTTGTCTATGATATCGAAAACAATAAGACATACAATCTAACCGATGATACCTATGATGATGATCATCCCTCATGGTTCCCCGATTCCAAACATCTGGCCTTTTCCTCAGATCGCCCGCATCCCGATAATGCTTTTATTGTAAATAACCCCGATTATCAGCCGACCGATTCACTGGATTACCGGAAAATTTACAGCCCCTTCGGCTATGGAAATTACAATCTCTTTATGGTTGATATTGATGATAAATCGGTTTTTCCGATCCACGCCGGTCCTGGAATTAATACCGAACCGGATGTGGCTCCCGATGGCAAAACGGTCTGCTTCGTTTCGAATCGGAACGGAATCGACAATCTCTATATCGCTTTTATCGATTCCTCGACCGTCTTTCCGATCACCGACATCCTGACCGGAGCCAATGCCCCCTCATGGTCTCCCGATGGCAAGCAGATCGCTTTTCAGTCTTTCAACAAAGGCGGTTTTGATATCTTTGTCTTGAAAGACTGGAAGGATGCTATTAAAAACGGCCGGCTCGAACCGACCGATTTTATGAAAGGGAAATACGATTACCATCAAACCGAAATTGCCAAAGAGGATTCAACAAAATTAATCGATATTGCCGAAGTCTCCGATTCGACTGCCAGCGACGATTCTCTGGTAACTGCAACAGCACCCGAGACCGGTGATTCCACCACGACCCCGGAACCGGCCCATGTCGATACGACTCGAATCGAGGGTGGCGATTTTGTTTTTGTCTCTAATCCTGATGAAGGCAGTGATGATCCCCTGGCCGGATTATTCGAACCGGTTCACAAAGATACCTCGTCCATGAATTATCTGGAACCGGAGGAAAAGGCGGTTTTCGATTCCATTGCCACGGTTAATAAATTGCCCAGCGGTGAATATAAGGTCCATGATTATCGGGTTAAATTCACCCCGGATTACGTCAACGGCGGCTTTTCCTACGATACATTCTATGGTCTTCAGGGGAATTCGATCTTCGTCTTCTCCGATTATCTCGGTGACCACCAGATTTATCTGATCACCGATCTGGTCAATACCATTGATCAGACCAATCTACAGGTCTACTATTTCTACAATCGGATGAGGACCAATTACGGAGTGGGGCTGTTCCATACCAAAAACTATTACATCGATGCCTATGATTATTTATTCTCCGATCGGATGTACGGATTCCAGGGTTATATGTCTCGGCCCTTCTCGCAGTTTTTCCGCGTCGAGGGAGTCGTCGCCCAATATTTTATCGACCGCAAATATCATGATGCCGATGATATCCGCGAAGATCGGTCCGCCAAAGTCTCCACGGCCACTCTGTCCCTGGTCCAGGATAATATCATCTGGGGGATCACCGGGCCGCTCAATGGCCGCCGTTCCCGGCTTGATTTCGATATCGCTTATGACCTCTTCGGATCCGATCCCAATATCTCCTTCTATGCCACTGAGTTCGATTATCGTAAATACTGGCATATCAAAGGACTCTTTTCATTTGCCGTCCGCGGTTCGGCCGGAATTTCCTGGGGTGATACGCCCAAGAGGTATTTCCTCGGAGGGACTCCCAATAAAATCGAAAATACTACCATCGATGCCGAGGTGTACGATGTGGAAAATCTTTATTTTTCCGAAACCATCACCCCCCTGCGTGGCTATGAATATTTCGATTTTTCGGGCGATAGGTACTTCCTGGCCAATTTCGAATTCCGTTACCCCTTTGTCGATTACCTGAAAATGAACTTCCCGCTTCCGATGACTATCGGTTATGTTACCGGGAATATTTTCTACGACATCGGTTCCGCCTGGAATGATTCCACCGGTTTCAAGGGCGCTACCTCCCAGGGGGATAATCGCCTGGTCGATATCAAATCATCATTCGGTTTCGGAATCCGCGCCAATCTGGGAATATTCGTCCTTCGTTATGATCTGGCCTGGGCCACCGATCTGGCTACTGTGGCGGCTCATCCCAAGTACTATTTCTCGATCGGCGCCGATTTCTAA
- the murA gene encoding UDP-N-acetylglucosamine 1-carboxyvinyltransferase: MDKFEIRGGKILSGSLAADGSKNAALPIIAATIMFKKGQTVLENIPPLRDIYTIKKVLEYIGAVIDYDPDSGRMSLDCSNINNNEAPYDLMRQMRASFLVLGPLLGRLGEARVSLPGGCILGARPIDYHILGFRTLGAEVSEDGGYVIARSRKLKGATVHFDRPSHTGTENIMFGAVLANGTTRIINAACDPEVVDVAEFLKAAGAKIHGAGTATITIEGVSELKSISHKVSGDRLVAGTYMCGAAITSGEVEVTGINPSHLTMVSRKLYEMGCQIEEKKTAIRVKGPKKLKPVKVVTFPFPGFPTDLQPCFVALATVAGGTSSIKETVFEDRFGYTMELRRLGANVNVTLNEALVTGVSKLKGTTVMASDIRAGAGLTLACLAAEGNSELLRVYHVDRGYSKLDEKLLKLGADIKRVS, encoded by the coding sequence ATGGATAAGTTTGAAATCCGCGGCGGAAAAATCCTGTCCGGCAGTCTGGCCGCCGATGGCTCCAAAAATGCCGCGTTGCCGATCATTGCCGCCACCATCATGTTTAAAAAAGGCCAAACCGTCCTTGAAAATATCCCCCCTTTAAGAGATATATACACAATTAAGAAAGTCCTGGAATATATCGGCGCCGTGATTGATTATGATCCCGATTCCGGCCGAATGAGTCTCGATTGCAGTAATATTAATAACAACGAAGCTCCTTATGACCTGATGCGGCAGATGAGAGCCTCATTTCTGGTTCTTGGTCCGCTCCTGGGTCGCCTCGGAGAAGCCCGGGTTTCCCTTCCGGGAGGCTGTATTCTGGGTGCCAGGCCAATTGATTACCACATTCTCGGATTTCGAACGCTGGGAGCCGAAGTTTCCGAAGATGGCGGCTATGTTATCGCCCGGTCCAGGAAGCTCAAAGGCGCCACCGTCCATTTCGATCGGCCATCGCACACCGGCACCGAAAATATCATGTTCGGCGCCGTGCTGGCCAACGGGACAACCCGGATTATCAATGCCGCCTGCGATCCCGAGGTGGTTGATGTTGCTGAATTCTTGAAGGCCGCCGGGGCCAAAATTCATGGAGCCGGGACGGCCACCATTACAATTGAAGGCGTCTCCGAACTTAAATCCATCAGCCACAAAGTCTCCGGGGATCGGCTGGTAGCGGGAACTTATATGTGCGGGGCGGCCATTACCAGCGGCGAGGTCGAAGTGACCGGCATAAATCCATCTCATCTGACCATGGTTTCACGTAAATTATATGAGATGGGCTGTCAGATTGAGGAGAAAAAAACGGCTATCAGGGTCAAAGGACCAAAAAAACTGAAACCCGTCAAGGTGGTTACTTTTCCATTTCCGGGTTTTCCGACTGATCTTCAGCCATGTTTCGTCGCCCTGGCTACGGTAGCCGGGGGAACCAGCAGTATCAAGGAAACTGTTTTTGAAGACAGGTTCGGATACACCATGGAACTCCGGCGCCTGGGGGCCAATGTCAATGTTACGCTGAACGAAGCGCTGGTTACCGGCGTCTCTAAGTTGAAGGGGACGACGGTGATGGCATCCGATATCAGGGCCGGCGCAGGCCTGACTCTGGCCTGCCTGGCCGCAGAAGGAAACAGCGAATTACTTCGGGTATATCATGTTGACCGGGGTTATAGCAAATTGGATGAGAAATTATTGAAGCTGGGAGCCGATATTAAAAGAGTAAGTTGA
- a CDS encoding redoxin domain-containing protein: MILILIIIIMGIEIVYLVIQNNKLRGIIEDPKKYFKTLSPDDMVPPFSAQDIFAGNISLNYTPGAPFSMLFWFSPTCTACEDNIGFWSEIFADTSFQEIRFLGMCAGTPEEAREFASENGLKFPIVGAQDPYLMETYKGNILPQTVLISPDGKIIRVWPGAVTERQRHEIIQVLSQLQP; this comes from the coding sequence ATGATTTTAATTCTCATTATTATCATAATGGGAATCGAAATAGTCTATCTGGTGATTCAAAATAATAAACTGCGCGGAATTATCGAGGATCCCAAGAAATATTTTAAAACTTTGTCGCCCGATGATATGGTCCCGCCATTCAGCGCCCAGGATATTTTCGCGGGGAATATCAGTCTGAATTATACGCCGGGAGCGCCATTTTCGATGTTGTTCTGGTTTTCACCGACCTGTACGGCGTGCGAAGATAATATCGGTTTCTGGTCCGAGATTTTCGCAGATACCTCTTTCCAGGAGATAAGGTTTTTAGGGATGTGCGCCGGGACACCCGAGGAAGCCAGGGAGTTCGCGTCGGAGAATGGTCTTAAATTCCCGATTGTCGGGGCCCAGGATCCCTATTTGATGGAAACTTATAAAGGCAACATCTTGCCGCAGACGGTTCTGATATCGCCCGACGGGAAAATAATCCGGGTCTGGCCTGGGGCCGTTACTGAAAGACAACGTCATGAAATAATCCAGGTTTTATCGCAGCTTCAACCATGA
- a CDS encoding DUF4416 family protein, protein MGRIKTPLPGRLILSIIYASVGAMHDAVLEIEKKYGHVELETDEIEFLHTKYYREEMGDNLKRKFFAFEKTVDRDSLADIKLWTNKLEEKYGEKVGDFVFRKINLDPGIMTHANLCLATTKDYAHRVYLKNGIFGEVTLIFQNKKFKSLPWTYPDYTEPEALDFFIRVRETLKGWDYEP, encoded by the coding sequence ATGGGACGAATCAAAACCCCTCTGCCGGGAAGACTAATCCTCTCGATCATCTATGCTTCGGTCGGGGCTATGCATGATGCTGTCCTGGAAATCGAGAAGAAGTATGGCCATGTCGAACTCGAAACCGATGAAATCGAATTCCTGCATACCAAATATTACCGCGAGGAGATGGGTGACAATCTGAAACGAAAATTCTTCGCTTTCGAAAAAACGGTGGATCGCGACAGCCTGGCCGACATCAAACTCTGGACCAATAAACTCGAAGAAAAATACGGCGAGAAGGTGGGGGATTTCGTTTTTCGCAAGATCAATCTGGATCCCGGGATTATGACCCATGCCAACCTGTGCCTGGCCACCACCAAGGACTATGCCCATCGCGTATATCTGAAAAACGGAATTTTCGGCGAGGTGACACTGATCTTCCAAAATAAAAAATTCAAATCACTGCCCTGGACATATCCAGATTATACCGAACCCGAAGCACTCGATTTTTTCATCAGGGTCAGGGAAACTCTGAAGGGATGGGATTATGAACCTTAG
- a CDS encoding epoxyqueuosine reductase — MSKLKGGPLLGVTTVTADLRAGFHGEIRETSNRLTTAISIGVPVSPAVLETIVDRPNVLYKSHYRQINHILNDIAFNVSWHLMQLGSSALPIPASQILKWKPKMLAHLSHREIAFRAGLGWRGRNNLLVTPDYGSQIRLVTILTDLELEPDFPLDDDCGDCYACIDACPVGAIAENPQDFDLAACFSKVSEFARPENIGTLICGLCLAPCFGKKSNNG, encoded by the coding sequence ATGAGTAAACTGAAAGGCGGCCCGCTTTTGGGGGTCACTACCGTTACCGCCGATTTAAGAGCCGGCTTTCACGGCGAGATCAGAGAAACATCGAACCGCCTGACCACCGCCATTTCAATCGGCGTCCCGGTATCCCCGGCGGTCCTGGAAACCATCGTTGACCGGCCCAATGTATTGTATAAATCGCATTACCGGCAGATCAATCATATCCTGAACGACATTGCTTTCAATGTCTCATGGCACCTTATGCAACTCGGGTCTTCAGCCCTGCCGATTCCGGCCTCACAGATCCTTAAATGGAAACCGAAGATGCTGGCCCATCTGTCACATCGGGAAATCGCTTTCCGGGCCGGTCTGGGTTGGCGCGGACGGAACAATCTCCTGGTTACTCCCGATTACGGCTCTCAAATTCGGCTGGTTACGATCCTGACCGATCTGGAGCTGGAGCCTGATTTTCCTCTTGATGATGACTGCGGCGACTGCTACGCCTGCATCGATGCCTGCCCGGTCGGGGCTATCGCCGAGAATCCGCAGGATTTTGATCTGGCCGCCTGTTTTTCCAAAGTCTCTGAATTTGCCCGGCCCGAAAATATTGGGACTCTTATCTGCGGACTGTGTCTGGCACCCTGCTTTGGCAAAAAAAGCAATAATGGTTGA
- the hutU gene encoding urocanate hydratase, with product MKYKPVKAARGTKLSCKGWAQEAALRMLNNNLDPEVAEKPKDLIIYGGSGKAARNWDCYHAIVKSLKTLENDETLLVQSGKPIGIFRTHEYTPRVLIANSHLVPHWATWDKFRQLEKLGLIMFGQMTAGSWIYIGTQGIVQGTYETFAAVGNQHFNGDLSDKWILTGGMGGMGGAQPLAGTMAGASILCIEIDETRINRRVKMGYCDIKVKTLDKALKLIKEHTRLKKPISIGLVGNCAEMFPEIFRRGIIPDIVTDQTSAHDELNGYIPERMTVTEADRLRKKNPREYIDRAYESMVKHCSAMVKFLRAGSVVFDYGNNLRGQAEKGGLKEAFEFPGFVPAYIRPLFCEGKGPFRWVALSGEPADIHVTDEIILKEFKYNKSLCRWIELAREKVPFQGLPARICWLGYGERARFGELINDLVKKGKIKAPIVIGRDHLDCGSVASPYRETEAMKDGSDAIADWPLLNGMLNAISGASWVSIHHGGGVGIGNAIHAGMVIVADGTEMMGERLNRVLTNDPGIGIARHADAGYKEAIKFAKDHKIKTPMIGK from the coding sequence ATGAAATACAAACCGGTCAAAGCCGCACGGGGAACCAAGCTGAGTTGTAAAGGATGGGCTCAGGAAGCGGCCCTTCGCATGCTTAACAATAACCTTGACCCGGAGGTTGCCGAGAAGCCGAAAGACCTGATTATCTATGGCGGATCGGGCAAGGCGGCCCGCAACTGGGATTGTTATCACGCCATTGTCAAATCGTTAAAAACGCTTGAGAATGATGAAACGCTTCTGGTTCAATCGGGCAAACCGATCGGTATTTTTCGAACCCATGAATATACTCCGCGCGTACTGATCGCTAACAGCCATCTGGTTCCGCACTGGGCGACCTGGGATAAATTCCGCCAGCTGGAAAAACTGGGTTTGATTATGTTCGGCCAGATGACGGCCGGGAGCTGGATATACATCGGAACCCAGGGAATCGTGCAGGGGACCTATGAGACTTTTGCAGCAGTCGGGAACCAGCATTTTAACGGCGATTTGTCGGACAAATGGATTCTGACGGGCGGTATGGGGGGAATGGGCGGGGCTCAACCTCTGGCCGGGACCATGGCGGGGGCATCCATTCTTTGCATCGAGATTGATGAAACCCGGATCAATCGCCGGGTTAAGATGGGTTACTGCGATATCAAGGTCAAGACACTGGATAAGGCTCTTAAATTAATCAAGGAACACACCCGGCTGAAGAAACCGATTTCGATCGGACTGGTCGGTAATTGCGCGGAGATGTTTCCGGAAATATTCCGGCGGGGTATCATTCCCGATATTGTCACCGATCAAACTTCGGCTCATGATGAGTTAAACGGGTATATCCCGGAGAGAATGACCGTCACCGAAGCGGACCGTTTACGCAAGAAGAATCCCCGTGAATATATCGATCGGGCCTATGAATCAATGGTTAAACATTGCAGCGCCATGGTGAAATTTCTCCGGGCCGGATCAGTGGTTTTCGATTACGGTAACAATCTGCGCGGTCAAGCGGAAAAGGGCGGCCTTAAGGAGGCCTTTGAATTTCCGGGTTTTGTCCCGGCTTATATACGGCCGCTTTTTTGCGAGGGCAAGGGTCCTTTCCGCTGGGTGGCTCTTTCGGGGGAACCGGCCGATATTCATGTGACCGATGAAATCATTTTAAAAGAATTCAAATATAATAAATCATTATGTCGCTGGATTGAACTGGCCCGGGAGAAGGTGCCCTTCCAGGGACTCCCGGCCCGAATTTGCTGGCTGGGGTACGGCGAACGGGCCCGATTCGGAGAATTGATCAACGATCTGGTGAAGAAGGGCAAGATTAAAGCTCCGATTGTGATTGGCCGCGATCATCTCGACTGCGGCTCTGTGGCCTCGCCATATCGCGAGACAGAAGCGATGAAAGACGGGTCCGATGCTATCGCCGACTGGCCGCTTTTAAACGGTATGCTGAATGCTATCTCCGGCGCCAGCTGGGTATCGATTCATCACGGCGGCGGGGTTGGTATCGGTAACGCAATTCATGCCGGAATGGTTATTGTGGCTGATGGGACCGAGATGATGGGTGAACGTTTGAATCGGGTTTTAACCAATGACCCGGGAATCGGGATCGCCCGTCATGCCGATGCCGGCTATAAGGAAGCGATTAAGTTCGCCAAAGATCATAAGATAAAAACTCCGATGATCGGGAAATGA